A single window of Ananas comosus cultivar F153 linkage group 24, ASM154086v1, whole genome shotgun sequence DNA harbors:
- the LOC109728812 gene encoding presequence protease 1, chloroplastic/mitochondrial-like isoform X2, which yields MEEHLCFIKVYLDLFKGDSAETLKVRYQKMFKTPKRITERYPVSKEGDFARKYMIYLSWLLSEEMLDVETDLKLRILNHLLLRTPASSLRKILLESGFGDDIIGNGIGNEFPQPIFSVGMNGLSKDDVRKVEELIVNTFKSLVEEGFALDAVEASMNTIEFSLREHNSGSFPRGLSLMLCSIVCGLFCSDFLKRKNKICSFTIHV from the exons ATGGAGGAGCATCTTTGTTTTATTAAGG TATACCTTGATCTATTCAAAGGAGATTCTGCTGAAACATTGAAGGTTCGATATCAAAAAATGTTCAAAACACCAAAGAGAATTACTGAGAGATATCCTGTCAGCAAAGAAGGTGACTTTGCAAGGAAATACATGATATATCTATCATGGCTTTTATCTGAAGAGATGTTAGATGTAGAAACTGACCTTAAACTTCGCATTTTGAATCATCTCTTGCTTCGGACGCCCGCTTCTTCCCTGAGAAAGATCTTACTGGAAAGTGGCTTTGGAGATGATATTATTGGTAATGGAATTGGAAATGAGTTTCCTCAACCCATATTTTCCGTTGGAATGAATGGTCTCTCCAAAGACGACGTTCGTAAAGTTGAAGAATTAATTGTGAATACTTTTAAGAGTCTAGTAGAGGAAGGTTTTGCACTCGATGCTGTGGAGGCTTCCATGAACACGATTGAGTTCTCCCTTAGAGAGCATAACAGTGGTTCATTTCCTCGAGGCCTATCTTTGATGCTTTGCTCCATAGTATGTGGTTTATTTTGCTCtgattttttgaaaagaaagaacaaaatttgTAGCTTTACGATTCATGTTTAA
- the LOC109728812 gene encoding presequence protease 1, chloroplastic/mitochondrial-like isoform X1, with protein MRLLYGGINHNIEWRSIFVLLREFHRKHYKPSNAKIWFYGDDDPNERLRILAVYLDLFKGDSAETLKVRYQKMFKTPKRITERYPVSKEGDFARKYMIYLSWLLSEEMLDVETDLKLRILNHLLLRTPASSLRKILLESGFGDDIIGNGIGNEFPQPIFSVGMNGLSKDDVRKVEELIVNTFKSLVEEGFALDAVEASMNTIEFSLREHNSGSFPRGLSLMLCSIVCGLFCSDFLKRKNKICSFTIHV; from the exons ATGCGGCTGCTATATGGCGGAATTAATCATAACATTGAATGGAGGAGCATCTTTGTTTTATTAAGG GAATTCCACCGTAAACACTACAAACCTAGCAATGCTAAGATATGGTTTTATGGAGATGATGATCCAAATGAACGATTACGTATCTTAGCTG TATACCTTGATCTATTCAAAGGAGATTCTGCTGAAACATTGAAGGTTCGATATCAAAAAATGTTCAAAACACCAAAGAGAATTACTGAGAGATATCCTGTCAGCAAAGAAGGTGACTTTGCAAGGAAATACATGATATATCTATCATGGCTTTTATCTGAAGAGATGTTAGATGTAGAAACTGACCTTAAACTTCGCATTTTGAATCATCTCTTGCTTCGGACGCCCGCTTCTTCCCTGAGAAAGATCTTACTGGAAAGTGGCTTTGGAGATGATATTATTGGTAATGGAATTGGAAATGAGTTTCCTCAACCCATATTTTCCGTTGGAATGAATGGTCTCTCCAAAGACGACGTTCGTAAAGTTGAAGAATTAATTGTGAATACTTTTAAGAGTCTAGTAGAGGAAGGTTTTGCACTCGATGCTGTGGAGGCTTCCATGAACACGATTGAGTTCTCCCTTAGAGAGCATAACAGTGGTTCATTTCCTCGAGGCCTATCTTTGATGCTTTGCTCCATAGTATGTGGTTTATTTTGCTCtgattttttgaaaagaaagaacaaaatttgTAGCTTTACGATTCATGTTTAA
- the LOC109728811 gene encoding E3 ubiquitin ligase BIG BROTHER-related-like — translation MAIGFETKAKQEMVSQYVNTPTNEWQEHFDSEHDLADRSLGEVLQDQESIHQSLIENSQNDHTRASSSRGIINHGNPENSSQANTIREHLLLNEALARQLQIEEWDSDTSSSEFDVESPSPINESNPSNSLAEVARQDDNDLDNMTYEESIHQSLIENSQNDHTRASSSRGIINHGNPENSSQANTIREHLSLDEALARQLQIEEWDSDTSSSEFDVESPSPINESNPSNSLAEVARQDDNDPDNMTYEERASLVEEVGNESRGLSDEVISYLPIEKYERGFFSRERNNDKCAICLSEYRNGQWRIYLRPCNHVYHADCITPWLKINKICPLCKEEVFGP, via the exons ATGGCCATCGGATTTGAAACAAAGGCAAAGCAAGAAATGGTTTCACAATATGTAAACACACCTACAAATGAGTGGCAAGAGCACTTTGATAGTGAACATGATCTCGCTGATCGTTCTCTCGGCGAAGTTCTTCAAGATCAG GAGTCTATTCATCAATCACTGATTGAAAATTCTCAGAATGATCATACTAGAGCTTCAAGTAGTAGGGGCATAATCAATCATGGTAACCCCGAGAACTCTTCACAAGCAAATACAATTCGAGAACACTTATTACTCAATGAAGCTCTAGCTAGGCAACTTCAAATTGAAGAGTGGGATTCAGATACTTCTTCTAGTGAATTTGACG TGGAGTCTCCCTCACCAATCAATGAATCCAATCCTTCCAATAGCTTAGCAGAG GTAGCGAGGCAAGATGACAATGATCTAGATAATATGACATATGAG GAGTCTATTCATCAATCACTGATTGAAAATTCTCAGAATGATCATACTAGAGCTTCAAGTAGTAGGGGCATAATCAATCATGGTAACCCCGAGAACTCTTCACAAGCAAATACAATTCGAGAACACTTATCACTCGATGAAGCTCTAGCTAGGCAACTTCAAATTGAAGAGTGGGATTCAGATACTTCTTCTAGTGAATTTGACG TGGAGTCTCCCTCACCAATCAATGAATCCAATCCTTCCAATAGCTTAGCAGAG GTAGCGAGGCAAGATGACAATGATCCAGATAATATGACATATGAG GAAAGAGCATCATTAGTGGAAGAAGTAGGCAATGAAAGTAGAGGATTATCTGATGAGGTTATCTCCTACTTGCCGATTGAAAAGTATGAGCGTGGCTTCTTCTCAAGAGAACGGAATAATGACAA ATGCGCAATCTGTTTGTCAGAATATAGAAACGGACAATGGCGAATATATTTACGACCGTGTAATCATGTTTACCATGCAGACTGTATAACTCCATGGTTGAAGATCAACAAG ATCTGCCCACTGTGTAAGGAGGAGGTTTTTGGGCCATAA